In one window of Fictibacillus phosphorivorans DNA:
- the ald gene encoding alanine dehydrogenase, with translation MIIGVPAEIKNNENRVAITPSGVITLTAAGHKVLVENNAGVGSGFTNEDYAAAGAEIVAEAQDAWSAEMVMKVKEPLASEYKFFRSDLILFTYLHLAAEPALAKALTESGVTAIAYETVEFNRTLPLLTPMSEVAGRMSAQIGAQFLEKPKGGKGILLAGVPGVRRGKVTIIGGGVVGTNAAKVAIGLGADVTIIDLSPDRLRQLDDIFGNSIQTLMSNPLNIAQAVAESDLVIGAVLIPGAKAPKLVTEEMIKSMTPGSVVVDVAIDQGGIFETVDRITTHDNPTYDKHGVVHYAVANMPGAVPRTSTIALTNVTVPYALQIANKGAQAAIAQNPSLKAGLNTAGGFVTYEAVATDLGYDYVSAEVALEKAVQTV, from the coding sequence ATGATTATTGGAGTTCCAGCAGAAATTAAAAATAATGAAAACCGCGTAGCGATTACCCCATCAGGTGTTATTACACTAACAGCAGCAGGTCACAAAGTACTTGTAGAGAACAATGCAGGTGTTGGCAGCGGATTTACGAACGAAGATTATGCGGCAGCAGGCGCTGAAATCGTAGCTGAAGCACAAGACGCTTGGTCTGCAGAAATGGTTATGAAGGTTAAAGAACCTTTAGCATCTGAGTACAAATTTTTCCGTTCAGATCTTATCCTTTTCACATACTTACACTTAGCTGCAGAACCAGCATTAGCAAAAGCACTAACAGAGAGCGGCGTTACAGCGATCGCTTACGAAACGGTAGAATTCAACCGTACACTTCCTCTATTAACGCCAATGAGTGAAGTAGCAGGACGTATGTCTGCACAGATCGGTGCTCAGTTCCTTGAGAAGCCTAAAGGCGGAAAAGGAATTCTTCTAGCAGGTGTACCAGGAGTACGTCGCGGTAAAGTAACGATCATCGGTGGCGGTGTTGTAGGTACGAACGCAGCAAAAGTGGCGATCGGACTTGGCGCTGACGTTACAATCATCGACCTTAGCCCAGATCGTCTTCGTCAACTTGATGACATCTTCGGTAACAGCATCCAAACATTAATGTCTAATCCATTAAACATTGCACAAGCTGTAGCTGAATCTGATCTAGTAATCGGAGCTGTACTCATTCCAGGAGCAAAAGCACCTAAATTAGTTACAGAAGAAATGATCAAGTCTATGACTCCAGGATCTGTAGTTGTTGACGTTGCGATCGACCAAGGTGGTATCTTTGAAACGGTTGACCGTATCACAACACATGACAACCCAACATACGACAAGCACGGAGTCGTTCACTATGCAGTAGCAAACATGCCTGGTGCTGTGCCTCGTACGTCTACGATCGCACTTACAAACGTAACGGTTCCATATGCACTACAAATCGCTAACAAAGGCGCACAAGCTGCAATCGCTCAAAATCCATCCTTAAAAGCGGGTCTTAACACAGCTGGTGGTTTCGTAACTTATGAAGCAGTTGCAACTGACCTTGGTTATGACTATGTTTCAGCTGAAGTTGCATTAGAAAAAGCAGTTCAAACGGTATAA